GACTCCACATCGACATCGGATCGGGCATGAATCATTTGGCGCATCTGTTTCTGGCACCTGACGATCGAGAATCGCGACTCGGAAATCTGTTCGCCGATTTTGTCAAAGGCGCAGACAGCATCGCGCAGCTACCGGAACGGGTTCGGGACGGAGTTCGGCTGCATCGCAAGATCGATTCCTTTACCGACTCCCACCCGGTGGTGCATCGCAGTATTGGCCGAATTTCGACACAATGGGGATGGTTTTCGGGAATCATCCTCGATGTCTACTTCGATTATTTGCTGATTCATTCGTGGAATCGCTACACCACCATTGATTATTCGACCTTCGTGGAATCGATTGAGGCCATGCTCGAACCCGCTCCCGAGTGGTTCGATCCGGCCATGCAGATCATGGCCCAACGGATGCGGCAATATCATTGGTTGACCGCCTACGGTTCGCTGGACGGAATCGCCGATACGCTGGAGCGAATCAGCGAACGAATTGCCATCCGCATGCCACGCCGAGCCATGCCGCTTCAACAAGCGATGGTGGATCTGATGGCCCATTCGGATGCGCTTGCCGACGATTTCGCGGAATTTTTCCCCAGTTTGATGGCGTTTGCGGCTGCCCACGGTGGACGAAGCGACCCGCCCCCCTCGACCACCCCGAGATTGCTTCCATGACCGAGCGAGATTTCTCCATTCAGATTATTCGACGATTGCGAGATGCCGGTTTCGAAGCGTACTGGGCGGGGGGCTGTGTTCGCGATCATCTCTTGGGGCGTGCGCCTGCGGATTATGATGTGGCCACCTCTGCCGAACCCGCGCAAGTCACGCCGCTGTTTCGACATACGCTGCAAATTGGTGCCGCCTTCGGGGTCGTTCAAGTGGTGGGGCCGCGAATCGGCGATCAGCCCCCGTTGAGCTGCGAGGTCGCCACCTTTCGCACCGATGGTTCGTATACGGATGGTCGCCGACCGGATTCGGTGCGCTACTGTTCGGCAGAGGAAGATGCCCAGCGTCGCGATTTTACCATCAACGGAATGTTCTATGATCCGATTGATGGGCGGCTGATCGATTATGTCGGCGGGGAAGCGGATCTCCAAGCCAAAGTGCTTCGCGCTATTGGGAATCCGACGGCACGCTTTACCGAGGACAAGTTGCGATTGCTCCGCGGAATTCGCATGGCGATGCGGTTTGATCTGGCGATTGAGACGGAAACCGCTGCCGCGATTCAGCAGATGGCCTCGCAAATTGGGGTGGTCAGCGCGGAGCGCATCTCCGATGAACTGCACAAAATCGCAGACCA
This DNA window, taken from Tuwongella immobilis, encodes the following:
- a CDS encoding acyl carrier protein phosphodiesterase; this encodes MNHLAHLFLAPDDRESRLGNLFADFVKGADSIAQLPERVRDGVRLHRKIDSFTDSHPVVHRSIGRISTQWGWFSGIILDVYFDYLLIHSWNRYTTIDYSTFVESIEAMLEPAPEWFDPAMQIMAQRMRQYHWLTAYGSLDGIADTLERISERIAIRMPRRAMPLQQAMVDLMAHSDALADDFAEFFPSLMAFAAAHGGRSDPPPSTTPRLLP
- a CDS encoding CCA tRNA nucleotidyltransferase codes for the protein MTERDFSIQIIRRLRDAGFEAYWAGGCVRDHLLGRAPADYDVATSAEPAQVTPLFRHTLQIGAAFGVVQVVGPRIGDQPPLSCEVATFRTDGSYTDGRRPDSVRYCSAEEDAQRRDFTINGMFYDPIDGRLIDYVGGEADLQAKVLRAIGNPTARFTEDKLRLLRGIRMAMRFDLAIETETAAAIQQMASQIGVVSAERISDELHKIADHPRRAAGFQSLLEFGLLATIFPEFAESATDSDAWTEVIQSLQCLPRHASFPLVMASLFQLRTDAEVRRTAQRLRLSNEERDRWSWLHAHRSKLLDWQQLPLHQQKRLVVHPGFPELAQLVESHAAATGTSTDPVTAAQAMLATTPRERLDPPVLLTGDDLTAFGLKPGPMFKRLLDAIRVAQLDEEISTPEAAWDRIHTLLQSHS